In Syntrophorhabdaceae bacterium, one DNA window encodes the following:
- a CDS encoding glutamine synthetase family protein, which translates to MTEEQVLKSARDTGMKFIKLWFTDILGIAKSFSITVDELEGALAEGMGFDGSSIQGFARIDESDMIAKPDPATFTVLPWRHSEGTSVGKMFCDILEPDGTPYKGDPRYVLKRNLKIAADMGFTFYVGPELEYFYFKSDQGTEILDKGGYFDLTTLDEAMDLRRDTILTLEEMGIKVEYSHHEVAPSQHEIDLRYTDALAMADNTITYRIVVKEVAREYGVYATFMPKPMFGVNGSGMHVHQSLFKGKKNAFYDAKDKYYLSNIGKWYIAGLLKHAREITLLTSQWVNSYKRLVPGYEAPVYVAWARRNRSTLVRVPLYKPGKENATRAEYRSPDPAANPYFAFAAMLRAGLEGIKNKYPLPQPIEEDVYDMTDSRRKELMIGSLPGSLSEAIEEAEKSPLIRETLGDHVFEKLMENKRIEWDRFRTHVSKYEVDNYLPIL; encoded by the coding sequence ATGACTGAGGAACAGGTCTTGAAGTCTGCCCGCGACACGGGGATGAAATTCATCAAGCTCTGGTTCACCGACATATTGGGCATTGCCAAGAGCTTCTCCATTACCGTCGATGAGCTGGAGGGGGCCCTCGCGGAGGGCATGGGGTTCGACGGCTCTTCGATCCAGGGGTTTGCGCGGATCGACGAGAGCGATATGATCGCGAAACCCGATCCCGCCACCTTTACCGTCCTTCCCTGGAGGCACTCGGAGGGGACGTCCGTGGGGAAGATGTTCTGCGATATCCTCGAGCCCGACGGCACCCCGTATAAAGGGGACCCGCGCTATGTGCTCAAAAGGAACCTGAAGATCGCCGCGGACATGGGCTTCACCTTTTACGTGGGGCCGGAGCTCGAATACTTCTATTTCAAGTCCGATCAGGGCACGGAGATCCTGGATAAGGGGGGTTACTTCGACCTCACCACCCTCGACGAGGCCATGGACTTAAGGAGGGACACGATCCTCACCCTTGAGGAGATGGGCATAAAGGTGGAATATTCCCATCATGAGGTGGCCCCGTCCCAGCACGAGATAGACCTGAGGTATACGGACGCCCTGGCCATGGCGGATAACACGATTACCTACAGGATCGTGGTAAAGGAAGTGGCGCGGGAGTATGGGGTATACGCCACTTTTATGCCCAAGCCCATGTTCGGCGTGAACGGAAGCGGCATGCACGTCCACCAGTCCCTTTTCAAGGGAAAGAAGAATGCCTTTTATGATGCGAAGGACAAGTATTACCTCTCGAACATCGGGAAATGGTATATCGCGGGGCTCCTCAAGCACGCCCGGGAGATTACGCTCCTCACGAGCCAATGGGTAAATTCCTATAAACGGCTCGTGCCCGGCTATGAAGCGCCGGTTTATGTGGCCTGGGCGCGCAGAAACAGGTCCACCCTCGTGAGGGTGCCCCTCTATAAGCCGGGTAAAGAAAACGCCACACGGGCGGAGTACCGGAGCCCGGACCCCGCGGCCAATCCCTACTTTGCCTTCGCTGCCATGCTGCGGGCGGGCCTGGAGGGAATAAAGAACAAGTATCCCCTGCCTCAGCCCATCGAGGAAGACGTGTATGATATGACGGATTCGCGCAGGAAGGAGCTTATGATAGGCTCTTTGCCCGGCAGCCTCTCTGAGGCCATCGAGGAGGCGGAGAAGAGCCCCCTCATCAGGGAGACCCTGGGAGACCACGTATTCGAGAAGCTCATGGAAAACAAACGGATAGAGTGGGACCGTTTCAGGACCCACGTCTCGAAATACGAGGTAGACAACTACCTGCCGATCCTGTAG
- the rplU gene encoding 50S ribosomal protein L21 codes for MYAIIKSGGKQYRIAEGMKIKLEKFAIAEGEEVDIREVLAVNNGEETLIGSPYVEGAYVHGKVLSHGKARKVTTFKYKRRKDYKKKIGHRQPYTELFVEKIVMEAAHGA; via the coding sequence ATGTACGCCATTATCAAGAGTGGAGGCAAGCAGTACCGGATAGCGGAAGGCATGAAAATCAAACTCGAGAAATTCGCCATCGCGGAAGGAGAAGAGGTTGATATACGAGAAGTCCTCGCGGTAAATAACGGTGAGGAGACCCTTATCGGCAGCCCTTATGTTGAAGGCGCCTACGTTCACGGAAAGGTCCTCTCCCACGGCAAGGCCAGGAAGGTCACGACCTTCAAGTACAAAAGAAGGAAAGACTACAAGAAGAAAATCGGTCATCGCCAGCCGTATACCGAATTATTCGTAGAAAAGATAGTGATGGAGGCAGCTCATGGCGCATAA
- the rpmA gene encoding 50S ribosomal protein L27, producing MAHKKAGGSSRNGRDSSGQRLGVKIHAGQAIRAGSIIVRQHGTKIHPGKNVGMGRDFTLFALIDGVVKFDSFGEDRKRANVYPNE from the coding sequence ATGGCGCATAAGAAAGCAGGCGGAAGCTCAAGGAACGGAAGGGACTCGAGCGGTCAGAGACTCGGCGTAAAGATCCACGCGGGCCAAGCGATAAGGGCGGGAAGCATCATCGTAAGGCAGCACGGCACAAAAATACATCCGGGTAAGAACGTGGGCATGGGCAGAGACTTTACCCTTTTCGCACTGATCGACGGTGTGGTGAAATTCGACTCTTTCGGGGAAGACCGGAAGAGGGCGAATGTTTACCCTAATGAATGA